A single genomic interval of Hydractinia symbiolongicarpus strain clone_291-10 chromosome 8, HSymV2.1, whole genome shotgun sequence harbors:
- the LOC130655879 gene encoding uncharacterized protein LOC130655879 encodes MFFYFVLALVVGVQSSTVTVEPSTSFFVVESSMNVAASSAVSNETSVSSTMALNGSSGSTTVQGTTSIPSSSSTAPSSTTAQEGTTSISPSPATSSSPLSSTVGLNFGNLGNDLTEYKVSFTLNETWNANFAVNTSTAYQTKAAEIVSAFDALYVNDSYYVTTVVNGFTEGSIVASTTVQFNFPTDVEPAVKTASANKISSSSSQIGTLTIVAGSTTLQEVIDGVWTGWTNTGSCNSDTLKQTQTRSCTGPFGGGSPCSGSTTQEITCVPSDATAHVVSSVLISTGLLFFTTLCM; translated from the exons ATGTTTTTCTACTTTGTCCTTGCACTGGTAGTTGGAGTACAATCTTCTACGGTTACAGTGGAGCCATCCACATCATTCTTCGTAGTAGAATCTTCAATGAATGTGGCGGCATCGTCGGCAGTTTCAAATGAAACTAGCGTTAGTTCAACAATGGCTTTAAATGGATCATCGGGTTCGACAACag TTCAAGGAACAACCTCGATTCCTTCTTCATCTTCGACTGCCCCTTCATCAACTACAGCTCAAGAAGGAACAACTTCGATTTCTCCTTCGCCAGCTACTTCTTCAAGTCCCCTTTCATCAACTGTTGGTTTAAACTTCGGCAACTTAGGAAACGATTTAACGGAATACAAG GTATCTTTCACGCTAAATGAAACATGGAATGCAAATTTTGCTGTTAACACGTCAACTGCGTATCAAACAAAGGCGGCTGAAATAGTAAGCGCCTTCGATGCTTTGTACGTAAACGATTCCTACTACGTAACCACCGTCGTCAACGGGTTTACGGAAGGAAGTATTGTAGCTTCTACAACCGTCCAATTCAATTTTCCAACTGATGTCGAACCTGCAGTAAAAACAGCTAGTGCAAATAAGATCTCGTCTTCATCGTCGCAAATCGGCACTTTAACTATCGTAGCTGGTTCCACAACTCTTCAAGAAGTAATAGACGGCGTTTGGACGGGATGGACGAACACAG GTTCTTGCAACAGTGACACACTCAAACAGACGCAAACTAGAAGTTGCACCGGACCGTTTGGAGGTGGCAGTCCTTGCAGCGGATCCACCACACAAGAGATTACTTGCGTTCCTTCAGATGCTACTGCACATGTCGTTTCAAGCGTTTTAATATCAACTGGCCTTCTTTTCTTTACTACACTTTGTATGTAA